A single genomic interval of Hevea brasiliensis isolate MT/VB/25A 57/8 chromosome 4, ASM3005281v1, whole genome shotgun sequence harbors:
- the LOC110673229 gene encoding 3-ketoacyl-CoA synthase 11, translating to MAEELRRNPKPESVSEDAQPEIKRNNLPNFLLSVRLKYVKLGYHYLISNAMYLVLIPLLGVASAHLSTLTIQDLVQLWNHLEFNFVSVTLCSGLIVFLATLYFMSRPRKVYLVNFACYKPEAARICTRETFMERSALAESFTEENLAFQKKILERSGLGQKTYLPEAVMRVPPNPCMAEARKEAETVMFSAIDELLAKTGVKAKDIGILIVNCSLFNPTPSLSAMIVNHYRLRGNIMSYNLGGMGCSAGLISIDLAKQLLQVHPNSYALVVSMENITLNWYFGNDRSMLVSNCLFRMGGAAILLSNRASDGRRSKYQLIHTVRTHKGSDDKCYNCVFQKEDEGERRRIGVSLSKDLMAVAGEALKTNITTLGPLVLPMSEQLLFFATLVARKVFKMKIKPYIPDFKLAFEHFCIHAGGRAVLDELEKNLDLTDWHMEPSRMTLYRFGNTSSSSLWYELAYSEAKGRIRKGDRTWQIAFGSGFKCNSAVWRALKTINPAKEKDPWMDEIDEFPVHVPKVVSINSS from the exons ATGGCAGAGGAACTTAGACGAAACCCGAAACCTGAATCAGTTTCGGAAGATGCTCAGCCTGAAATAAAGAGAAACAACTTGCCAAATTTTCTCCTATCAGTTAGACTCAAATATGTGAAACTAGGTTACCATTATTTAATCTCCAATGCCATGTATCTGGTGCTCATTCCACTTCTGGGTGTTGCCTCTGCTCATCTTTCGACTCTTACAATCCAAGACTTAGTTCAGCTATGGAACCACCTAGAGTTTAATTTTGTCTCTGTAACACTGTGTTCTGGTCTTATAGTTTTCTTGGCTACTCTTTACTTCATGAGCCGCCCAAGAAAAGTGTACTTGGTAAATTTTGCTTGTTACAAGCCAGAAGCAGCTCGCATATGCACGagagaaactttcatggagagatCAGCGCTGGCTGAGAGCTTCACCGAAGAGAACTTGGCCTTTCAAAAGAAGATCCTGGAGAGGTCCGGGTTGGGGCAAAAGACTTACTTGCCTGAGGCTGTGATGAGGGTTCCACCAAACCCGTGCATGGCAGAGGCAAGGAAGGAGGCTGAGACTGTGATGTTCAGCGCAATCGATGAGCTCTTGGCCAAAACTGGGGTTAAAGCCAAGGATATAGGGATCCTTATTGTAAACTGTAGCTTGTTCAATCCAACGCCGTCTCTCTCTGCCATGATAGTAAATCACTACAGGCTAAGAGGGAACATAATGAGTTATAACCTTGGTGGTATGGGCTGCAGTGCTGGGCTTATTTCCATCGACCTTGCCAAACAGCTTTTACAG GTTCACCCCAACTCCTATGCTCTAGTGGTGAGTATGGAGAACATCACTCTCAATTGGTACTTTGGCAACGACCGATCAATGCTTGTCTCAAACTGCCTCTTCCGAATGGGTGGTGCCGCCATCCTTCTCTCCAACCGAGCATCAGATGGTCGCCGCTCCAAGTATCAACTCATCCACACAGTTCGTACTCATAAAGGTTCAGATGATAAATGTTACAATTGTGTGTTCCAGAAAGAGGATGAAGGTGAACGCAGGAGAATTGGTGTTTCGCTTTCTAAAGACCTTATGGCTGTTGCTGGAGAAGCCCTTAAGACCAATATCACAACTCTAGGGCCATTAGTCCTTCCAATGTCAGAGCAGCTCTTATTTTTTGCAACTTTAGTGGCGAGAAAGGTCTTTAAAATGAAGATCAAACCATACATTCCAGATTTCAAGTTGGCTTTTGAGCACTTCTGCATCCATGCAGGAGGAAGAGCTGTTTTAGATGAGCTAGAGAAAAATCTTGATCTTACTGATTGGCACATGGAGCCTTCAAGAATGACTCTTTATAGGTTTGGTAACACTTCAAGCAGTTCTTTATGGTATGAATTGGCTTACTCTGAAGCCAAGGGGAGAATCAGGAAGGGTGATAGAACATGGCAGATTGCATTTGGTTCAGGATTCAAGTGTAACAGTGCTGTGTGGCGTGCATTGAAGACAATCAATCCAGCCAAAGAAAAGGACCCTTGGATGGATGAAATTGATGAATTTCCTGTTCATGTGCCTAAGGTGGTGTCCATTAATTCATCTTGA
- the LOC110673230 gene encoding uncharacterized protein LOC110673230, translating into MSSLGTSKGILEIAKFGVYVTVPIFLMYAFANNTKNIQKFMGNRSYIVYPAEAPRPPSPEELREMARELARERNNR; encoded by the exons ATGTCATCGCTGGGAACATCAAAGGGGATTTTGGAGATCGCCAAGTTCGGTGTGTATGTGACCGTTCCCATCTTTCTTATGTACGCTTTCGCCAACAATACCAAGAATATCCAGAAATTCATGGGCAAT CGTTCATACATAGTTTATCCCGCAGAGGCACCAAGGCCTCCATCACCAGAGGAGCTAAGGGAGATGGCACGAGAATTAGCTCGTGAGAGGAACAATCGTTGA